In Stigmatopora nigra isolate UIUO_SnigA unplaced genomic scaffold, RoL_Snig_1.1 HiC_scaffold_25, whole genome shotgun sequence, the genomic window cTTGTCATTTCAACTGGATGCACTCCCAACATTTGCATACGGAGGAAGAAtgtcgtttgttttttttttaggtcagaaAATGTCCTCATTCAGTGcctagtttgttttgttttgtttgggtaGGACCAATAcacaaattatgaattcataaTAATGAGCTTTTGTGGAATTTTGTTCCAAAATTGGGGTTTTGGAAGAATTTGGGGGGACGGCACTTGGTCAAAATGAGCGTTGGTTTTAAGTCGGGACTTCCACAGGGTATCAAAGGCCAAATTAAGATGGGGAAAAATGGGATGACGACATTAAAGTTGTATAAATAAGATAAATATTACATCAAAGTATGCTACATTAGGACATGGCAATATTGCCTATATGGACtgcttttttaattgtttttgttatttctcAATCTCGTAATGTTACAATTTTTTCACATAATATTACACTTAATTTtggtaattttattattttcttttcataattttaggatttttttcataataatatgattttttttctctccttcatTTCCAACTTTATTCCGATTTTTACTCTTGTCTTCATTCTGGTTATTTTATAACTTCTAATTGTCGtcgtcctattttttttttatctattttttttggtcaacccAAATATTCTGTGATTATGTAAATGATACTGTATGTACCAAAAACTGTACAGCATAAATAGATGTTATTAGCACCCAAGTGAGGAAATGTATACAGAAAtggcatatatttttttctaagacgagttttattttccatagaacttatttatatcatttaaatgtctttgtttttatttgaagacAACATATGTGGATaatgaggttgttttttttttttttttttgagtcccgattttttttttggttgaattttttaaaaagtgtaaatacattttatttgctAAGAAAAGAATTGGTAGTGTGATTTATACTCTGATTTGGAACCTCAATAAATGGTTCAAAAATAGGGATTTTTGCTCTTTCAtacttttgggtcatttttttaggatttatatTGCATATTGTTTACCTATAAATTGtctatgttttaatttttttcgtCATTTAGacggaaaatgtaaaaaaaatcaatctttgTAGTAAGTTGCCTCTTTGTTTTATagttttatttaacattttcccatcaaatattaattaaactaaataaattgcccttttttaacttaaaaaatacatgagcTGGACTCAATTGacctaaaaatgaacaaaaaaaatatatttttgattatttttaggtCAATTGAGTCCAGCTCATGtattaaactaaataaattgccctttttttttaacttaaaacaaCACAAGAGCTGGACTCAATTGacctaaaaatgatcaaaaatcaatttttttgatcattattAAGTCAATTGAGtcctcatatatttttttaattaaaaagggcaatttatttagtttaattaaaaaaaaaaaaacactatttcccACACaattgtaaaacaaacaaactgtaaATATCTACTTTTCCACTTTTTGATGACCTGTCCTGTTCAAAAAGTTCAAAATTGTCCCCCCACCTGTCATTGGCTCATCTCCGGCGTTCAATCCCTATCCGAGCGGAAGACTCTGCGTCCCAGCTCCAACAGGGACCCCCCCAGGAGGACCCAAAGGGGAACGCAGACCACACTGAGCCAGGCATCCATTAGCTCCTCCAGCCGGGAACACAGACATAGGCAAAATGTGGCCTTCAGGGCCACGGCCGCCAGGCAGGACAAACGTCgagccacggcggcggcggctgcagGACCCCGCCGTCCCCCCGCCTCGGCCTCGGCCCGGCAACGGGCGGCCAGCTTGACCAGCAACAGCAGAACCAGCGCGGCGTCCATGGTCCAAACGGGGAGGAAGA contains:
- the LOC144192137 gene encoding transmembrane protein 60-like; this translates as MKMSLVQRVFLSWIFSLIFLIMLVLKLEGMVHWNWFVIFLPVWTMDAALVLLLLVKLAARCRAEAEAGGRRGPAAAAAVARRLSCLAAVALKATFCLCLCSRLEELMDAWLSVVCVPLWVLLGGSLLELGRRVFRSDRD